A genome region from Flavobacterium sp. CFS9 includes the following:
- a CDS encoding geranylgeranylglycerol-phosphate geranylgeranyltransferase — MKFLKLIRYKNLLMLAFMQLLFRYAFLKQQNIPLALADWQYGLLVLSTVLLAAAGYVINNIYDVATDSINKPADVVVGKGISETTAYNIYIGLNITGVAIGFFLSNVIMRPMFASIFILIASLLYFYATTLKQIMVLGNFIVALLLSVSVLIIGIFDLFPATNSENQAQMASFFSILTDYAVFAFMINFIREIVKDIEDHNGDYNQGMNTLPIAIGISRSAKIALGLAIIPFISCLLYIKTYFVENNLFIAALYAFAFVLAPLLYFIVKIFGAKSQKEFHHLSTVLKLILFFGILSILVITLNIKYNA, encoded by the coding sequence ATGAAATTCCTCAAACTCATTCGATACAAAAACCTGCTCATGCTGGCTTTTATGCAGCTATTATTTCGTTATGCCTTTCTAAAACAGCAAAATATTCCTTTAGCTTTAGCGGACTGGCAATACGGATTATTGGTTCTAAGTACCGTTTTACTGGCAGCAGCGGGCTATGTAATCAATAACATTTACGATGTTGCAACAGATAGTATTAATAAACCTGCTGATGTTGTAGTTGGTAAAGGAATTTCTGAAACAACAGCCTATAACATTTATATTGGACTCAATATTACAGGAGTTGCTATTGGATTCTTTTTGTCTAATGTCATTATGCGACCGATGTTTGCTTCGATTTTTATTTTAATTGCCTCGCTGCTTTACTTTTATGCGACAACATTAAAACAAATCATGGTTCTGGGAAATTTTATTGTGGCCTTATTGCTTTCGGTAAGTGTATTGATTATTGGAATTTTCGACCTTTTTCCTGCTACAAATTCTGAGAATCAGGCGCAAATGGCGAGTTTCTTCTCGATCTTAACTGATTATGCTGTATTTGCTTTTATGATTAATTTTATTCGGGAAATCGTTAAAGACATTGAGGATCATAATGGCGACTACAATCAGGGGATGAACACATTACCGATCGCTATTGGAATTAGCAGAAGCGCAAAAATAGCTTTGGGACTTGCCATAATTCCTTTTATTTCTTGTTTACTTTATATCAAAACCTATTTTGTTGAGAATAATCTTTTTATCGCTGCATTGTATGCTTTTGCATTTGTTCTGGCTCCTTTATTGTATTTTATCGTAAAAATATTTGGAGCGAAAAGTCAAAAAGAATTTCACCATTTAAGTACCGTTTTAAAGCTAATTTTATTCTTCGGAATTTTATCCATTCTCGTTATCACCTTAAACATCAAGTACAATGCTTAA
- a CDS encoding KdsC family phosphatase, with translation MAKNYKEIMNDITTFVFDVDGVLTDSSVFVTNEGEILRTMNIRDGYAMKAAVESGYNVCIISGGSNEGVRVRLRNLGINDIHLGTPDKVATFTEYTETYNIQPEQVLYMGDDIPDFHVMKLVGLPTCPQDASPEIKNICRYISHVNGGKGAARDVIEQVMKVQGKWTEHFNGKHD, from the coding sequence ATGGCAAAAAATTATAAAGAAATAATGAATGACATCACCACTTTCGTTTTTGATGTTGATGGTGTACTTACCGACAGTTCCGTTTTTGTAACCAATGAAGGAGAAATTCTTCGTACCATGAACATTCGTGATGGTTATGCGATGAAAGCAGCAGTTGAAAGCGGTTACAATGTCTGCATTATTTCAGGCGGAAGCAACGAAGGCGTTCGTGTGCGTTTGCGTAATTTAGGGATTAATGATATTCATTTAGGAACTCCCGACAAAGTAGCAACTTTTACAGAATATACGGAGACTTATAACATTCAACCGGAACAGGTTTTATATATGGGCGATGATATCCCGGATTTTCATGTTATGAAATTAGTAGGTTTACCAACTTGTCCGCAAGATGCAAGTCCGGAAATTAAGAATATTTGTCGTTATATCTCACACGTAAATGGTGGAAAAGGTGCCGCACGTGACGTAATCGAACAAGTAATGAAAGTTCAGGGAAAATGGACAGAACATTTTAACGGAAAACACGACTAG
- a CDS encoding Rossmann-like and DUF2520 domain-containing protein: protein MIRITIIGSGNVAQHLIKAFSKSEAIEIVQVFSRKKEALASLVSFEKITDNFDSLLEADLYIIAISDNAISEVSKQLPFQNRLVVHTSGAAPIETLDIKNRRGVFYPLQTFSKNASVDFSLIPICLEAENTFDFRVLEKAAKSISQSVSPINSNQRKALHVAAVFVNNFTNHLYQIGQEICKEHQVPFDVLKPLIQETAQKINTLDPIDAQTGPAKRKDSSTIEAHLEYLNHENQKNIYKILTQSIQNNGKKL, encoded by the coding sequence ATGATTCGAATTACAATTATTGGTTCCGGAAATGTTGCCCAGCATTTGATCAAGGCTTTCTCTAAAAGTGAAGCAATAGAAATTGTGCAGGTGTTTTCGAGAAAAAAGGAAGCCCTTGCTTCTTTGGTAAGTTTTGAAAAAATCACAGATAACTTTGACTCTTTGCTGGAAGCTGATCTGTATATTATCGCGATTTCAGACAATGCAATTTCCGAAGTTTCAAAACAACTGCCTTTTCAAAATCGTCTTGTGGTTCATACCTCAGGAGCTGCTCCAATTGAGACTTTGGACATTAAAAATCGTCGAGGTGTTTTTTATCCGCTTCAAACCTTTTCTAAAAATGCCTCAGTTGACTTTTCATTAATTCCGATTTGTCTGGAAGCCGAAAACACTTTTGATTTCCGTGTTTTGGAAAAAGCCGCCAAAAGCATTTCGCAGTCCGTTTCCCCTATTAATTCCAATCAAAGAAAGGCACTGCATGTTGCAGCCGTTTTTGTGAATAATTTCACCAATCATCTGTATCAAATCGGACAGGAAATCTGTAAAGAACATCAGGTGCCATTTGACGTTTTGAAACCTTTAATACAGGAAACTGCTCAAAAAATAAATACACTAGACCCGATTGACGCTCAAACCGGACCTGCTAAACGCAAAGATTCTTCTACAATCGAAGCGCATTTAGAGTATTTAAACCATGAAAATCAAAAGAATATTTATAAAATACTAACTCAATCTATACAAAATAATGGCAAAAAATTATAA
- the ccsA gene encoding cytochrome c biogenesis protein CcsA, producing the protein MDKKIFSFLFSTRLMAVLFIAFAVAMGVGTFIESKYNTDTARILIYNTWWFEAIMVIFMINFFGNIKRYQLHKKEKWATLLLHLAFIFILLGAFITRYISYEGMMPIREGAAENQIYSDKTFLTIFADGEYKGEMKRRVFEKNLLFSPVTNNDFTISGKFDETPFEVSYVNYIMGAKETIKPDPTGTLYLKMVEAGSGGREEHYLKEGEVQNIHNVLFALNKPTAGAININTTGDKYTIQTPFEGEFMRMADQLKGKVSKDNVQPLMMRSLYSIGDIRIVFPDPAVKGVVDYESNNDYKAKSHHDALIVKIKADGQEKQVRLLGSKGSVGEPQTVKIGKIEYSLFYGSKAYVLPFKVKLNDFIATKYPGTEKSYSSFESKVTVQDSTETFNADIYMNHVLDHKGYRFFQSSFDPDEKGTVLSVNHDFWGTNITYLGYFLLYIGLMAIMFTKHSRFGDLKRKLEGVKKKKEKLITILVLMIGLSGFAQAPHVHTPGHNHDHNTDPNDHANHVTAPPSQKQLDSLLTIYKAPESHAAKFGRLIIQDAGGRMKPVNTFSSELLRKVSQSDTYNGMNSDQVFLSMTQYAQVWIQIPLIHLRAGNDSIRKIIGVDKEAKRAAFVQFFDANGNYKLSPFLDAAYKAANPNQFEKDFIDTDKRVNLMESALSGSILRIFPIPNDPNHKWVSYLERQQGGFKGMDSTYVTQILPMYFSALNNGSMTKNFNTSDQLVESINGFQKKFGAKVRPSEEKIDAEITYNKYDIFKKLPYWYLTVSVLMLMFTIVNIFFEKKWLRITVNVFHILVGLLFALHTLGLIARWYISGHAPWSNAYESIIYVAWATMFFGLAFDRKSKLTVASSAFVTAMIVMAAYMNWIDPEIANLQPVLNSYWLMIHVAVIVGSYGPFALGMILGFVALVLIFFTNEKNKAKMDLNIKEITYINEMSITIGLIMLTIGNFLGGQWANESWGRYWGWDPKETWALISIMVYAFVIHARFVPALRGKWIFNLMSMFAFVSILFTYYGVNFHLVGLHSYATGEAHSLSWIWYSLGTITLIGAITYPKYRKHYKSKKK; encoded by the coding sequence ATGGATAAAAAAATATTCTCTTTTTTGTTTTCTACACGATTAATGGCCGTTCTTTTTATAGCATTCGCAGTTGCAATGGGTGTTGGAACTTTTATCGAAAGTAAGTACAACACAGATACAGCCCGAATTTTAATCTATAATACCTGGTGGTTTGAGGCGATAATGGTCATTTTTATGATTAATTTCTTTGGAAACATCAAACGTTACCAATTACATAAAAAGGAAAAATGGGCTACTTTATTACTTCACCTGGCCTTTATTTTTATTCTTTTAGGGGCTTTTATTACGAGATATATCAGTTATGAAGGAATGATGCCTATCCGAGAAGGGGCTGCTGAGAATCAAATTTATTCTGATAAAACATTCCTGACGATTTTTGCAGACGGAGAATATAAGGGAGAAATGAAACGCAGAGTTTTTGAGAAAAACCTGTTATTTTCGCCTGTTACCAATAATGATTTTACGATTTCCGGAAAATTCGACGAAACTCCATTCGAAGTATCGTATGTGAATTACATCATGGGAGCTAAAGAGACTATAAAACCGGATCCAACAGGAACGTTATACTTAAAAATGGTAGAAGCAGGTTCTGGCGGACGTGAGGAACATTACCTGAAAGAAGGTGAAGTACAAAACATTCACAATGTACTATTTGCGTTAAACAAACCAACTGCAGGTGCAATTAATATCAATACCACAGGAGACAAATATACTATTCAAACGCCTTTTGAAGGAGAGTTTATGCGAATGGCCGATCAGTTAAAAGGTAAGGTGAGTAAAGATAACGTACAGCCTCTAATGATGCGTTCTTTGTACAGTATTGGTGATATCAGAATTGTATTTCCTGACCCTGCTGTTAAAGGAGTGGTTGATTATGAGTCTAATAACGATTACAAAGCAAAATCACATCATGATGCTTTGATTGTAAAAATTAAAGCGGACGGACAAGAAAAACAAGTGAGACTTTTAGGGTCTAAAGGAAGTGTTGGAGAACCTCAGACAGTTAAAATTGGAAAAATCGAATACAGTCTGTTCTACGGAAGTAAAGCGTATGTTTTACCTTTCAAAGTGAAATTAAACGATTTTATCGCTACAAAATATCCGGGAACTGAGAAAAGCTATTCTTCTTTTGAAAGTAAAGTAACCGTTCAGGATTCTACAGAAACATTTAATGCTGATATTTATATGAACCACGTTTTAGATCACAAAGGATATAGATTCTTTCAATCCTCATTTGATCCGGACGAAAAAGGAACAGTATTGTCTGTAAATCACGATTTCTGGGGAACTAATATTACTTATTTAGGCTATTTTCTTTTATACATAGGCTTAATGGCTATTATGTTTACCAAACATTCCCGTTTTGGCGATTTGAAACGCAAATTAGAAGGCGTAAAAAAGAAAAAAGAAAAACTAATTACCATTTTAGTTTTAATGATTGGTTTAAGCGGTTTCGCTCAGGCTCCGCATGTGCACACACCAGGACACAATCACGATCACAATACAGATCCAAACGATCATGCCAATCACGTAACCGCACCGCCAAGTCAGAAACAGTTAGATTCGTTATTGACGATTTACAAAGCTCCTGAATCGCATGCGGCTAAATTTGGGCGTTTGATTATTCAGGACGCAGGGGGAAGAATGAAACCGGTGAATACTTTTTCATCTGAATTACTTAGAAAAGTAAGCCAGAGTGATACGTACAACGGAATGAATTCTGATCAGGTATTCTTGTCTATGACGCAGTATGCTCAAGTTTGGATACAGATTCCTTTGATTCATCTAAGGGCAGGAAATGACAGTATTCGTAAAATTATTGGCGTAGACAAAGAGGCTAAACGTGCTGCGTTTGTACAATTTTTTGATGCTAACGGAAATTATAAACTGTCACCATTTTTAGACGCAGCTTATAAAGCGGCAAATCCAAACCAGTTTGAGAAGGATTTTATCGATACTGATAAAAGAGTTAATCTGATGGAATCGGCTTTAAGCGGCAGTATTTTGAGAATTTTTCCAATTCCGAATGACCCAAATCACAAATGGGTTTCTTATTTAGAAAGACAGCAGGGAGGGTTTAAAGGTATGGATTCGACTTATGTGACGCAGATTCTGCCAATGTACTTTAGCGCGTTAAACAATGGTTCAATGACTAAAAACTTTAATACATCCGATCAGCTGGTTGAAAGTATTAATGGTTTTCAAAAGAAGTTTGGAGCTAAAGTACGACCAAGCGAAGAGAAAATTGATGCCGAAATAACGTATAACAAGTACGATATTTTCAAAAAATTACCGTACTGGTATCTTACCGTTTCAGTCTTGATGTTGATGTTCACTATTGTAAATATCTTTTTTGAGAAAAAATGGCTTCGCATAACGGTAAATGTTTTTCATATCCTGGTAGGACTATTGTTTGCACTGCACACTTTAGGGCTTATTGCACGATGGTACATCTCAGGTCATGCTCCGTGGAGTAATGCTTATGAATCGATTATATATGTAGCATGGGCAACAATGTTCTTTGGATTGGCTTTTGACAGAAAATCAAAACTTACCGTAGCGTCATCTGCTTTTGTAACCGCAATGATTGTAATGGCAGCTTATATGAACTGGATCGATCCTGAAATTGCGAACTTACAACCGGTATTGAACTCGTATTGGTTAATGATTCACGTAGCAGTAATTGTGGGAAGTTATGGTCCTTTTGCATTAGGAATGATTTTAGGCTTTGTGGCCTTGGTATTGATTTTCTTTACCAATGAAAAGAACAAAGCTAAAATGGATTTAAATATCAAAGAGATTACTTATATCAATGAGATGTCGATTACGATTGGTTTAATCATGCTAACGATCGGTAACTTCTTAGGAGGACAGTGGGCTAACGAGAGCTGGGGACGTTACTGGGGATGGGATCCAAAAGAAACATGGGCTTTAATCTCGATTATGGTATATGCTTTTGTGATTCACGCACGTTTTGTACCGGCACTTAGAGGAAAATGGATCTTTAATTTAATGAGCATGTTCGCTTTTGTGTCAATATTGTTCACGTATTATGGAGTAAACTTCCACTTAGTAGGTTTACACTCTTATGCCACAGGAGAAGCACATTCATTAAGCTGGATTTGGTATTCGCTAGGAACCATTACGCTAATTGGAGCTATCACGTATCCTAAATACCGTAAACACTATAAAAGCAAGAAAAAGTAG
- a CDS encoding DoxX family protein → MNGNLLLRTAVAIILLTHSVFGMFNNGINDFGNLYLNQIGFAPFGVFLAWSIKLSHVVAAFLLLINKYVKPAGFVTILILIMGIILVHFQEGWFVVGGGRNGAEYNFLLIIVLIVIMYPNGFKKSIV, encoded by the coding sequence ATGAATGGAAATTTACTTTTAAGAACTGCGGTCGCTATTATTCTACTAACTCATTCTGTTTTCGGAATGTTTAACAACGGAATCAATGACTTTGGAAATCTATATTTAAATCAAATTGGCTTCGCTCCTTTTGGCGTTTTTCTGGCCTGGTCTATCAAACTATCTCATGTAGTGGCAGCCTTTCTGCTGCTTATTAACAAATATGTTAAACCGGCCGGATTTGTCACTATTCTTATATTGATTATGGGAATAATCCTTGTTCATTTTCAGGAAGGCTGGTTTGTTGTAGGCGGTGGTAGAAACGGTGCGGAATATAACTTTCTATTAATAATTGTTTTAATAGTCATTATGTACCCTAATGGATTTAAAAAGAGTATTGTGTAA
- a CDS encoding anti-sigma factor yields the protein MEAKEYIESGILELYVYGLLTETENLEIAELAKKNPEVDQEIISIEKAIVALSSSFSPFHSVANFEKIKARLELKHGKVVEMKPASNWSQYVGWAAAVLLLLGFGYQTLELTKTKEAITTVGTEKNKIEKDYAFLDQQNKQTEKSLSIVRDIKNTGVTLGGQAVSPSSFAKVYWNKETKTTYIDAAGLPKPPKGMVYQVWALKLSPVLTPTSIGLLSDFEGNSQKIFAVNQTDSAEAFGITLEPAGGSLTPTMEQLYTLGKV from the coding sequence ATGGAAGCAAAAGAGTATATAGAATCAGGAATTCTGGAACTATACGTTTATGGTTTATTGACCGAAACTGAAAATCTGGAAATAGCCGAACTGGCTAAGAAAAACCCGGAAGTTGATCAGGAAATTATTTCGATAGAGAAAGCTATTGTAGCTTTATCATCAAGTTTTTCTCCTTTTCACTCGGTAGCCAATTTTGAGAAGATAAAAGCCCGTTTAGAGCTGAAACACGGCAAAGTAGTCGAAATGAAACCAGCTTCGAACTGGTCGCAATATGTAGGCTGGGCTGCGGCAGTGTTACTGCTTTTAGGCTTTGGATATCAAACTCTGGAATTGACAAAAACGAAAGAAGCTATTACAACTGTTGGTACTGAGAAAAACAAAATTGAAAAAGATTACGCCTTCTTAGATCAGCAGAATAAGCAAACAGAAAAAAGTCTGTCCATCGTAAGAGATATCAAAAACACTGGTGTAACACTTGGCGGACAAGCCGTTTCTCCAAGCTCATTTGCAAAAGTGTATTGGAACAAAGAAACGAAAACAACCTATATTGATGCTGCCGGTTTACCGAAACCTCCAAAAGGAATGGTATATCAGGTTTGGGCTTTAAAATTAAGTCCTGTACTAACGCCAACCAGTATCGGTTTACTGAGCGATTTTGAAGGAAACTCTCAAAAGATATTCGCTGTAAATCAAACCGACTCGGCTGAGGCTTTTGGAATTACGTTAGAACCTGCCGGAGGAAGTCTGACTCCTACTATGGAACAATTGTATACTTTAGGAAAAGTTTAA
- a CDS encoding RNA polymerase sigma factor has product MSQEELLVLIYKKDERAFTHLYDMYSKSLFSVINVLIKNREEAEDVLQEVFVKIWKNIDSYNESKGRFYTWILNIARNTSIDKLRSKNFNNSQKNLSSDNFVNLLDDSNKLINRIDTIGIQEFVKKLKPKCIEIIDLLFFKGYTQQEASEELAMPLGTIKTQNRNCINDLRNYLKI; this is encoded by the coding sequence ATGAGTCAAGAAGAATTATTAGTTTTAATTTACAAGAAAGACGAACGAGCTTTTACGCATTTGTACGATATGTACTCTAAAAGTTTGTTTTCTGTTATTAATGTTCTCATAAAAAACCGTGAGGAAGCCGAAGATGTTTTACAGGAAGTTTTTGTCAAAATCTGGAAAAACATCGATTCTTATAATGAGAGCAAAGGCCGATTTTACACCTGGATCCTTAATATTGCAAGGAATACCTCCATTGACAAGTTAAGATCCAAAAATTTTAATAACAGTCAAAAAAACCTTTCTTCAGATAATTTCGTAAATCTGTTAGATGACAGTAATAAACTTATTAATCGAATTGATACTATTGGAATACAAGAATTTGTAAAAAAATTAAAACCAAAATGTATCGAGATTATAGATTTATTATTTTTTAAAGGATATACCCAACAAGAAGCTTCAGAAGAATTGGCAATGCCATTGGGGACTATCAAAACGCAAAACAGAAACTGTATTAATGATCTAAGAAATTATCTAAAAATATAA
- a CDS encoding glutathione peroxidase, giving the protein MKKVVFIACSIVLLFGTKIQAQTSKEKLSKTDKPMTKETIYQFKVEDLSGDTFDFASLKGKKVMIVNTASKCGLTPQYKDLEAIYKEYKDKGFVIVGFPANNFAEQEPGTNKEIETFCQQNYGVTFPMMDKVSVKGNDMCEVYKFLTQKSKNGLKDSEVEWNFQKYLINEKGELVKVIKPRTLPTDPEVINWIKS; this is encoded by the coding sequence ATGAAAAAAGTAGTATTTATAGCTTGTAGTATCGTCCTTTTGTTTGGTACTAAAATTCAGGCACAAACCAGTAAAGAGAAATTATCTAAAACGGATAAACCTATGACAAAAGAAACCATTTATCAATTTAAGGTAGAAGATTTATCAGGAGATACTTTTGATTTTGCTTCGCTAAAAGGAAAAAAAGTGATGATTGTTAACACGGCATCCAAATGCGGTTTAACTCCTCAATACAAAGATCTTGAGGCAATTTACAAGGAGTATAAAGATAAAGGATTTGTAATTGTTGGTTTTCCGGCTAATAATTTTGCAGAGCAGGAGCCAGGAACCAACAAAGAAATTGAGACATTCTGCCAGCAAAATTATGGTGTCACTTTTCCAATGATGGATAAAGTTTCGGTAAAAGGAAATGATATGTGTGAAGTGTATAAATTCTTAACGCAAAAATCAAAAAACGGCTTAAAGGATTCTGAGGTAGAATGGAACTTCCAAAAATACCTGATTAACGAAAAAGGAGAGTTGGTAAAAGTAATTAAACCAAGAACATTGCCAACAGATCCTGAAGTAATCAACTGGATCAAGAGCTAG
- a CDS encoding N-acetyltransferase family protein: MSLNLRPATTNDLEKILNIVNYSILHTTANYSYEIQTLEVQTKWFEDKKAKNLPIVIAELDGEVVGFGSYGQFREKIGYQYTVEHSVYVVDNVIGKGIGSQLLSELIRLAKEQGYHVMIGAIDADNASSIAFHEKFGFVVTGTLREVGYKFDHWLDLVFMQLILQ, from the coding sequence ATGAGCCTAAACCTTAGACCGGCAACAACAAATGATTTAGAAAAGATTCTGAATATTGTAAACTATTCCATTCTGCACACCACTGCAAATTACAGTTATGAAATCCAGACTCTAGAAGTTCAAACAAAATGGTTTGAAGACAAAAAAGCTAAAAACTTACCCATAGTAATTGCTGAATTAGATGGTGAGGTAGTTGGATTTGGGAGTTACGGGCAATTCCGCGAGAAAATTGGGTATCAATATACCGTAGAGCATTCTGTATATGTAGTAGATAATGTTATCGGAAAGGGCATTGGATCTCAGTTACTGTCAGAGCTCATTCGTTTGGCTAAAGAACAGGGCTATCACGTAATGATTGGAGCCATTGATGCCGATAATGCCAGTAGCATTGCTTTTCACGAAAAGTTTGGATTTGTTGTAACCGGAACCTTGCGTGAAGTGGGATACAAGTTTGATCATTGGCTCGATCTGGTTTTCATGCAACTGATACTACAATAG
- a CDS encoding thioredoxin family protein, with translation MRFLYLLFLFIFIQTTSAQNQFVPDDVPYNTALNNAKAQGKPVFLMLYADWCPHCNLMKKEVFSDPAVIDFLKKNYVCVWKNIEKDEGTTLKNKFNTKSLPSFLFIDPANETLLYALKGELKKEFFMTEVNNALNPKLQLPYLEKEFLADPSNVNKFFNYLNTLKKGKDRTELSIPTHIYLNTQSDTQLVSEINWRAIANGVTDIKSREFQYVLNHQKEFAAVASQNRIDRKIENIITESLRPYVDNLDTTNYYKQREVAKSIRLQKVDSLVFKFDLTLAERTEKWQFYKKVTLENTQKLVWNDASFLKDIGQTYLKHISDTESLKKAIVWVKHAIELNDSYDGNLLLARLYQKIKDKKLALQYAKDAKEISKEMNWNSKEVDALLAELNK, from the coding sequence ATGCGTTTCTTATATTTATTATTTCTTTTTATATTCATTCAGACTACATCGGCTCAAAATCAATTTGTTCCTGATGATGTGCCATATAATACCGCTCTAAACAATGCCAAAGCGCAAGGAAAACCTGTTTTTTTAATGCTTTATGCCGATTGGTGTCCGCATTGCAATCTGATGAAAAAAGAAGTTTTTAGTGATCCCGCTGTGATTGATTTTCTAAAAAAGAATTATGTCTGTGTCTGGAAAAATATTGAAAAAGACGAAGGAACTACGCTTAAGAATAAGTTCAATACAAAATCGCTTCCCTCCTTTTTATTCATAGACCCTGCTAATGAAACTCTTTTGTACGCCTTAAAAGGTGAATTAAAAAAAGAGTTTTTTATGACGGAAGTAAATAATGCCTTAAATCCGAAACTGCAATTGCCCTATCTCGAAAAAGAGTTTCTCGCTGATCCTTCTAATGTCAACAAATTTTTCAACTATCTGAACACATTGAAAAAAGGAAAAGATCGTACAGAATTATCAATTCCAACACATATTTATCTCAATACACAATCTGACACGCAATTGGTAAGTGAAATCAACTGGCGCGCGATTGCCAACGGAGTTACGGATATCAAATCGAGAGAATTTCAATATGTACTGAACCATCAGAAGGAATTTGCCGCAGTAGCTTCACAAAATCGTATTGACCGTAAAATTGAAAATATAATTACAGAGTCACTTCGTCCGTATGTCGATAATTTAGACACGACTAATTATTACAAACAAAGAGAAGTTGCAAAATCAATACGTTTGCAAAAAGTAGATTCTCTGGTTTTTAAATTTGATTTAACTCTGGCAGAAAGAACTGAAAAATGGCAATTTTACAAGAAAGTAACACTCGAAAACACCCAGAAATTGGTCTGGAACGATGCCAGCTTCCTGAAAGATATCGGGCAAACTTATTTAAAACATATTTCAGATACGGAAAGTTTAAAAAAAGCAATCGTATGGGTAAAACATGCTATTGAACTGAATGATTCTTACGATGGAAATCTGTTACTGGCAAGGCTTTACCAGAAAATAAAAGATAAGAAACTGGCCTTGCAATATGCCAAAGATGCCAAAGAAATCTCCAAAGAAATGAACTGGAATTCCAAAGAAGTTGACGCTTTACTGGCAGAACTAAATAAATAA